One window of the Populus nigra chromosome 4, ddPopNigr1.1, whole genome shotgun sequence genome contains the following:
- the LOC133692640 gene encoding high mobility group B protein 3-like isoform X1, which translates to MKGGRSKSDTKSAKLSVSKKPTKGGAAAAKKSGKAAKDPNKPKRPASAFFVFMEEFREQYKKEHPKNKSVAAVGKAGGDKWKSLSAAEKAPYVAKADKRKVEYEKKMKAYNKEQAEGPKEEEESEKSVSEVNDEDEDDEEGSAEVRAGASC; encoded by the exons ATGAAAGGAGGTAGATCAAAGTCAGATACCAAGAGCGCTAA GCTCTCTGTGAGCAAGAAACCAACCAAAGgaggagcagcagcagcaaagaAATCAGGCAAGGCAGCTAAGGATCCAAACAAGCCTAAGAGGCCTGCTAGCGCATTTTTCGTCTTCAT GGAGGAGTTTAGAGAGCAGTACAAGAAGGAACACCCTAAAAACAAATCAGTTGCTGCT gtTGGAAAAGCTGGAGGAGATAAATGGAAGTCCCTGTCAGCGGct GAGAAAGCACCCTATGTTGCCAAGGCTGATAAAAGGAAAGTCGAGtatgagaagaagatgaaggccTACAACAAGGAGCAG GCTGAAGGGCCCAAGGAAGAAGAGGAATCCGAGAAGTCAGTGTCGGAAGTcaatgatgaagatgaagatgatgaggaGGGCAGTGCAGAGGTTAGAGCTGGTGCATCTTGTTAG
- the LOC133692640 gene encoding high mobility group B protein 3-like isoform X2, with translation MKGGRSKSDTKSAKLSVSKKPTKGGAAAAKKSGKAAKDPNKPKRPASAFFVFMEEFREQYKKEHPKNKSVAAVGKAGGDKWKSLSAAEKAPYVAKADKRKVEYEKKMKAYNKEQAEGPKEEEESEKSVSEVNDEDEDDEEGSAEEDDDDE, from the exons ATGAAAGGAGGTAGATCAAAGTCAGATACCAAGAGCGCTAA GCTCTCTGTGAGCAAGAAACCAACCAAAGgaggagcagcagcagcaaagaAATCAGGCAAGGCAGCTAAGGATCCAAACAAGCCTAAGAGGCCTGCTAGCGCATTTTTCGTCTTCAT GGAGGAGTTTAGAGAGCAGTACAAGAAGGAACACCCTAAAAACAAATCAGTTGCTGCT gtTGGAAAAGCTGGAGGAGATAAATGGAAGTCCCTGTCAGCGGct GAGAAAGCACCCTATGTTGCCAAGGCTGATAAAAGGAAAGTCGAGtatgagaagaagatgaaggccTACAACAAGGAGCAG GCTGAAGGGCCCAAGGAAGAAGAGGAATCCGAGAAGTCAGTGTCGGAAGTcaatgatgaagatgaagatgatgaggaGGGCAGTGCAGAG GAGGATGATGATGACGAGTAG